From Quercus lobata isolate SW786 chromosome 1, ValleyOak3.0 Primary Assembly, whole genome shotgun sequence, one genomic window encodes:
- the LOC115984499 gene encoding uncharacterized protein LOC115984499, which yields MDCKFETRLSDNAGFGNCNALLEKKDPMKLWQEMKQNGFLSPPAFTPTPNKRASKHKNEMPSRKMKFAKIEQTNRFTEVTTRNGLLDELNPGIMNHLRNSKVAKVKKVDKFSMVAAPSGLLDELNPGIISRLRNSEQVYSIIWALVRSEMLENTQSKQESRFKEEIWDDDVNDGSNTVSVGRQVSGCSMFLTRHMHMNSEHGGGVDDMSVAVRKDEDGFDKHEVKSWSSVTTASENANSNDEIVSSENTSSQEESAMVPPFDRTVANLASQWLVLLCQNIKGRLAALKRSRMRVKDVIQVELPFLVSKESSPVKDNDQLSSVECPMSTIPYMHQAKWAALFDQMDKALSEEMNDLEIWLNQIEEMQLHVGQLECKTDIS from the exons ATGGATTGTAAATTTGAAACCCGGCTCAGTGACAATGCAGGGTTTGGAAATTGTAATGCTCTTTTGGAGAAAAAGGACCCTATGAAATTGTGGCAAGAGATGAAACAGAATGGTTTCCTCTCGCCACCTGCTTTCACACCAACACCAAACAAGCGTGCTAGCAAACACAAAAATGAAATGCCCAGTAGAAAAATGAAGTTTGCCAAGATAGAACAGACTAACAGGTTTACTGAGGTTACAACACGAAATGGGTTGCTTGATGAACTGAATCCTGGGATTATGAACCACTTAAGAAACAGCAAGGTTGCAAAGGTTAAAAAGGTAGACAAGTTCAGTATGGTTGCTGCACCAAGTGGATTGCTCGATGAACTGAATCCTGGGATCATTAGCCGCTTAAGAAACAGTGAACAGGTCTATTCAATAATTTGGGCCTTGGTTAGAAGTGAGATGTTAGAAAATACTCAAAGCAAGCAGGAAAGCCGATTTAAAGAGGAAATCTGGGATGATGATGTGAATGACGGTTCAAATACAGTATCAGTAGGCAGACAAGTCAGTGGATGCTCCATGTTTCTGACTAGGCATATGCATATGAATTCAGAACACGGGGGAGGGGTTGATGATATGAGTGTAGCAGTGAGAAAAGATGAAGATGGGTTTGACAAACATGAAGTAAAGTCATGGTCATCTGTAACCACGGCTTCAGAAAACGCAAACTCTAATGATGAAATTGTGTCATCAGAGAATACAAGCTCTCAGGAAGAGTCAGCAATGGTTCCTCCTTTTGATCGCACAG TTGCAAATCTAGCTTCTCAATGGTTGGTTCTCCTTTGCCAGAATATCAAAGGGCGCCTTGCAG CACTAAAGCGTAGTAGGATGAGAGTCAAGGATGTAATCCAGGTAGAACTGCCTTTTCTGGTATCAAAAGAGTCCTCACCTGTTAAAGACAATGACCAATTATCTTCTGTGGAATGTCCCATGAGTACAATTCCTTACATGCATCAAGCAAAGTGGGCTGCACTGTTTGATCAGATGGATAAAGCACTTTCTGAGGAAATGAATGATCTA GAAATCTGGTTGAACCAAATTGAAGAAATGCAATTACATGTGGGTCAATTGGAATGCAAGACAGATATCAGCTGA